The Tenacibaculum jejuense genome includes a window with the following:
- a CDS encoding HD family phosphohydrolase: protein MNKIINSLYKNNAAIYRGFLFIITAFFIVYLLPKGGKFRYDYSPGKPWSYNNLYAPFDFATQKTKDEISEEINQIKSSVQQYFLYDVEVPEYTKNNFITAVNTLQVSDSLSESDVKKLRNKGVAVIRKIYEFGFIDEVSKGKVNKSPTIILRKSNEISNIPFSKLIQSKDILSIIVNELSVLKKDYGRDFVIKKLSEILEPNVTFDEEFSQKELNQALKDISYTKGKINKDELIIQKGDIVEGENLNKLDSLREASKSQIWTKSNYNWLVFGYTILVSLALLMLLLFLHRYRKEIFDNNSKITFIYSNILLMIFVQTLLVKYNPDYLYVIPLTILPIVLKAFFDARLGLFTHILTVLLLGFIVPNSFEFIYLHIIAGIVAVLSTSELYKRASLFISVAQITFIYMLTYFAFSIIKEGNVSSIKGIYFGLFAMNGLLSFLAVFFIYFYEKVFGLVSDVTLLELSNTNSPLLRELNEKAPGTFQHSIQVANLAEAAANEIGANSMLVRTGALYHDIGKMVNPKYFTENQITGVNPHNDLSPKDSAHIILNHVIKGIEIAKKNNLPDRIIDFIRTHHGTSLVYYFYKKEQENNPDVEVDEKKFRYQGPIPFSKETAILMICDAAEAASKSLKKPSAQSIDELIDKVVEGQKNMNQFINSDITFREIEKIKKVIKSKLMNIYHLRVEYPE from the coding sequence ATGAATAAAATAATTAACAGTCTATACAAGAATAATGCAGCAATTTATAGAGGTTTTCTATTCATTATAACCGCTTTTTTTATTGTGTATTTGTTGCCAAAAGGAGGGAAGTTTCGATATGATTATTCTCCTGGTAAACCTTGGTCTTACAATAACTTGTATGCTCCATTTGATTTTGCTACACAGAAAACTAAAGATGAAATTTCTGAAGAAATTAATCAGATAAAATCTTCTGTTCAACAGTATTTTTTATATGATGTTGAAGTTCCTGAATACACTAAAAATAATTTCATAACGGCTGTTAATACCTTACAAGTTTCTGATAGTTTGTCAGAATCTGATGTGAAAAAGTTGAGAAATAAAGGAGTAGCTGTAATTCGTAAAATTTATGAGTTTGGATTTATAGATGAAGTTTCTAAAGGAAAGGTAAATAAAAGTCCAACAATAATATTAAGGAAATCAAATGAAATTTCGAATATTCCTTTTTCCAAATTAATACAATCTAAAGACATACTTTCTATCATTGTAAATGAATTATCAGTATTAAAAAAAGACTATGGAAGAGATTTTGTAATAAAAAAGCTTTCAGAGATTTTAGAACCTAATGTTACTTTTGATGAAGAATTTTCTCAAAAAGAACTTAATCAAGCACTAAAGGATATTTCATATACTAAGGGGAAGATTAATAAAGATGAGTTAATCATTCAAAAAGGAGATATTGTAGAAGGAGAAAATTTAAATAAGCTAGATTCTTTAAGAGAAGCTTCAAAATCTCAAATATGGACAAAATCTAACTACAATTGGTTGGTTTTCGGATATACAATTTTGGTGTCTTTAGCATTGTTAATGCTTCTTTTATTCTTACATCGTTATCGAAAAGAAATTTTTGATAACAATAGTAAAATAACCTTTATTTACTCTAATATTTTACTAATGATTTTCGTGCAAACTTTATTAGTGAAATACAACCCAGATTATCTATATGTAATTCCTTTAACTATCTTACCGATTGTATTAAAAGCTTTTTTTGATGCTCGATTAGGGCTATTTACGCATATTTTAACAGTCTTATTACTTGGGTTTATAGTACCAAATAGTTTTGAGTTTATTTATTTACATATTATTGCTGGAATAGTAGCAGTATTATCAACTTCAGAATTGTATAAGAGAGCAAGTTTATTCATTTCTGTGGCTCAAATTACATTTATTTATATGCTTACTTATTTTGCCTTTTCGATTATTAAAGAAGGAAATGTAAGTAGTATCAAAGGAATTTATTTTGGGTTATTTGCTATGAATGGTTTATTATCATTTTTAGCTGTGTTTTTTATCTATTTCTACGAAAAAGTATTTGGATTAGTTTCAGATGTAACGTTATTAGAACTATCCAATACAAATTCACCATTATTGAGAGAATTAAATGAAAAAGCACCAGGAACTTTTCAGCATTCAATACAAGTAGCCAATTTAGCTGAAGCAGCAGCAAATGAAATAGGAGCAAATTCTATGCTAGTTAGAACGGGAGCTTTGTATCATGATATTGGTAAGATGGTAAATCCGAAATACTTTACAGAGAACCAAATTACGGGAGTTAATCCACATAATGATTTATCACCTAAAGATAGTGCACATATTATTTTAAATCATGTTATAAAAGGTATAGAGATAGCAAAGAAGAATAATCTTCCAGACAGAATCATAGATTTTATCAGAACACATCATGGAACAAGTTTGGTATATTATTTTTACAAGAAAGAACAAGAAAATAATCCAGATGTTGAAGTTGATGAAAAGAAGTTTAGATATCAAGGACCAATTCCATTTTCTAAAGAAACGGCAATCTTAATGATTTGTGATGCTGCAGAGGCGGCTTCTAAGAGTTTAAAAAAACCATCTGCACAATCTATTGATGAACTTATTGATAAAGTAGTAGAAGGACAAAAAAACATGAATCAGTTCATAAATTCAGATATTACGTTCCGAGAAATAGAAAAAATCAAAAAAGTTATAAAGAGTAAGTTGATGAATATCTATCACTTACGAGTTGAGTATCCAGAATAG
- a CDS encoding acetyl-CoA C-acyltransferase, protein MKEVVIASVARTPIGSFLGTLSTTPAPKLGSVAIKGALDKINLKPELVDEVFMGNVVSAGLGQAPARQAAILAGIPDTVPCTTVNKVCSSGMKSIMLGAQAIALGDADIVIAGGMENMSMIPHYQHARFATKFGPVKMEDGMQKDGLIDAYEQVAMGVCADECAVEYNFSREDQDNFAIESYNRSAKAWSEGKFADEVVPVEIPQRRGEPVIFSEDEEYKNVKMEKIPALRPAFTKEGTVTAANASTINDGGAALVLMSAEKAQELGITPLARIKGYADAAHEPKWFTTAPAKALPKALAKAGVAIEDVDYFELNEAFSVVGLANTKILGLSADKVNVNGGAVSLGHPLGVSGARIVIALTSILKQNDAKIGAAGICNGGGGASAMVIERI, encoded by the coding sequence ATGAAAGAAGTAGTTATAGCCTCTGTTGCCAGAACTCCAATTGGAAGTTTCCTAGGAACTTTATCAACAACTCCTGCTCCAAAATTAGGTTCGGTAGCGATTAAAGGCGCTTTAGATAAAATTAATTTAAAACCAGAATTGGTTGATGAAGTATTTATGGGAAATGTTGTTTCTGCTGGTTTAGGACAAGCTCCTGCTCGTCAAGCAGCTATTTTAGCTGGTATTCCAGATACTGTTCCTTGTACTACAGTAAATAAAGTTTGTTCTTCTGGAATGAAATCAATCATGCTAGGAGCGCAAGCAATTGCCTTAGGTGATGCTGATATCGTTATTGCTGGTGGTATGGAAAATATGAGTATGATTCCTCATTATCAACATGCAAGATTTGCTACTAAGTTTGGTCCAGTTAAAATGGAAGATGGAATGCAGAAAGATGGATTAATTGATGCTTACGAACAAGTTGCCATGGGAGTTTGTGCTGATGAATGTGCTGTAGAATACAATTTCTCAAGAGAAGATCAAGATAACTTTGCTATCGAGTCTTACAATAGATCTGCTAAAGCTTGGAGCGAAGGAAAATTTGCAGACGAAGTTGTTCCTGTAGAAATTCCTCAAAGAAGAGGTGAACCTGTTATTTTTAGTGAAGATGAAGAATATAAGAATGTAAAAATGGAGAAAATTCCTGCTTTGCGTCCTGCTTTCACTAAAGAAGGAACTGTTACTGCTGCTAATGCTTCTACAATTAATGATGGAGGTGCTGCGTTAGTATTAATGTCTGCTGAAAAGGCTCAAGAATTAGGAATTACTCCTTTAGCTAGAATTAAAGGATATGCAGATGCAGCTCATGAACCAAAATGGTTTACTACTGCACCAGCAAAAGCATTACCAAAAGCTTTAGCTAAAGCTGGTGTTGCAATTGAAGATGTAGATTATTTTGAATTAAATGAAGCTTTTTCTGTTGTAGGTTTAGCCAATACAAAAATTTTGGGTTTATCTGCAGATAAAGTAAATGTTAATGGTGGAGCAGTTTCTTTAGGACATCCATTAGGAGTTTCTGGTGCTAGAATTGTTATCGCTTTAACATCTATATTAAAACAAAATGACGCTAAAATTGGTGCTGCTGGTATTTGTAACGGTGGTGGTGGTGCTAGCGCAATGGTAATTGAAAGAATCTAA
- a CDS encoding C40 family peptidase has product MYGICNLSIVPLRLEPTDLSEMVNQLVFGEHFTVLEKFKKWSKIKLSYDGYEGYIDNKQYENISEELYHQLNNQEQYYSGELIDFIFDKDNNLTTVPLGARLPFYKDNSFSLNDKTFSYEGKVNHGILNKQSIVETAYHFLNVPYLWGGKTPFGIDCSGFTQTVYKLCGFKLLRDASEQATQGDVLSFIEESEPGDLAFFDNEEGTITHVGIVMNDYNIIHAHGKVRIDKLDHSGIYNTDTQQHTHKLRVIKKIV; this is encoded by the coding sequence TTGTACGGAATTTGTAATTTAAGTATTGTACCGCTTCGACTGGAGCCCACTGATCTGTCTGAAATGGTAAATCAGTTGGTTTTTGGAGAACATTTTACTGTCCTTGAAAAGTTTAAAAAATGGAGCAAAATAAAGCTTTCTTACGATGGCTATGAAGGATATATTGACAATAAACAATATGAAAATATTTCCGAAGAACTGTACCATCAATTAAACAATCAGGAACAATATTATTCAGGAGAATTAATTGACTTTATCTTTGATAAGGACAATAATTTAACAACTGTTCCTCTAGGTGCTAGACTTCCATTTTATAAGGATAACAGTTTTTCATTAAATGATAAAACGTTTTCTTATGAAGGGAAAGTTAATCATGGGATATTAAATAAACAATCTATTGTTGAAACGGCTTATCACTTTTTAAATGTTCCTTATTTATGGGGCGGAAAAACTCCTTTTGGAATTGATTGCTCTGGTTTCACGCAAACTGTATATAAATTATGTGGTTTTAAACTTTTAAGAGACGCGAGTGAGCAGGCTACACAAGGAGATGTTTTAAGTTTCATAGAAGAAAGTGAACCTGGTGACTTAGCTTTCTTTGATAATGAAGAGGGTACTATTACTCACGTGGGTATTGTTATGAATGATTACAACATTATTCATGCACATGGTAAAGTAAGAATTGACAAACTAGATCATAGTGGTATTTATAATACCGATACACAGCAACACACTCATAAATTACGAGTCATAAAGAAAATCGTATAA
- a CDS encoding tetratricopeptide repeat protein, producing MKRQVLALSLGLMTIASFGQKKELKSMEKALNKNDFNGALTIGNSLKSTIESADDKYKTKYYFLTGQALLGVKKYEEASSSFNQLFDYEKKIGKERYSSDARPMLDKIIKSVSDKAIALYNNDKNFGEASKFFYLTYKLSPTDTAFAYNAAVSATQAKDYETALKYYRELEQVGYTGKEVMYLATEKATGEEKNLGSKSNRDLMVKTGGFIKPVDKTSEGKSAIIKKNIALILKDQGKTEEALAAMSAARKAIPGDLSLLLSEAQLYIELNQMDKFGELMNEAISLDPNNPTLYYNLGVVNTNQGRKDDAIKYYKKAIELKPDYADAYMNLSAVILEEEKSIIEEMNKNLSNFKKYDELALKQKDVYKQALPYLEKADSLNRSEDTVKSLMSIYEVLEMGAKAKEFRTIYKSMK from the coding sequence ATGAAAAGACAAGTTTTAGCACTTTCTTTAGGTTTAATGACAATAGCCTCTTTTGGACAGAAAAAAGAGCTAAAATCTATGGAGAAAGCCCTAAATAAAAATGATTTTAACGGAGCACTTACCATTGGTAATTCTCTAAAGAGTACCATAGAAAGCGCTGACGATAAGTATAAAACTAAATATTACTTTTTAACAGGTCAAGCATTATTAGGAGTTAAAAAGTATGAAGAAGCTTCAAGTTCTTTCAATCAATTATTTGATTATGAGAAGAAAATAGGTAAAGAACGTTATTCTTCTGATGCTAGACCAATGTTAGATAAAATCATTAAGTCAGTGTCAGACAAAGCGATAGCGTTATATAACAATGATAAGAACTTCGGAGAAGCATCTAAGTTTTTCTATTTAACCTATAAACTAAGTCCAACTGATACTGCTTTTGCTTATAATGCAGCAGTAAGTGCAACTCAAGCTAAAGATTACGAGACTGCTTTAAAATATTATAGAGAGTTAGAGCAAGTAGGATACACTGGTAAAGAAGTTATGTATTTAGCTACTGAAAAAGCCACAGGTGAAGAAAAGAACTTAGGCTCTAAATCGAATAGAGATCTTATGGTAAAAACAGGTGGTTTTATAAAGCCTGTTGATAAAACTTCTGAAGGTAAATCTGCAATAATTAAAAAGAATATTGCATTAATTTTAAAGGATCAAGGGAAAACAGAAGAAGCGTTAGCGGCAATGTCTGCTGCTAGAAAAGCTATTCCTGGAGATTTAAGCTTACTTCTAAGTGAAGCACAATTATACATTGAGTTAAACCAAATGGATAAATTTGGTGAATTAATGAATGAAGCTATAAGTTTAGATCCTAACAATCCAACTTTATATTACAATTTAGGTGTAGTAAATACAAATCAAGGTAGAAAAGATGATGCTATTAAATATTATAAAAAAGCTATCGAACTAAAGCCTGATTATGCTGATGCTTACATGAATTTATCTGCTGTAATTTTAGAAGAGGAAAAGTCGATCATTGAAGAGATGAATAAAAACTTATCTAATTTTAAAAAGTATGACGAGTTAGCTTTAAAACAAAAGGATGTGTATAAGCAAGCATTACCTTATTTAGAAAAAGCTGATAGTTTAAACCGTAGTGAAGATACTGTTAAATCTTTAATGAGTATTTATGAGGTTTTAGAAATGGGAGCTAAAGCAAAGGAATTTAGAACAATATACAAGTCAATGAAGTAA
- the gyrA gene encoding DNA gyrase subunit A: MADGEKLIPINIEEQMKAAYIDYSMSVIVSRALPDVRDGLKPVHRRVLFGMHELGIRSTGAYKKSARVVGEVLGKYHPHGDTSVYDSMVRMAQNWSMRYMMIDGQGNFGSVDGDSPAAMRYTEVRMQKISEEMLSDIEKETVDHKLNFDDTLQEPTVLPTRIPNLLVNGASGIAVGMATNMAPHNLTEVINGTVAYIDNRDIEIDELMQHIKAPDFPTGGIIYGYDGVRDAFHTGRGRIVMRAKATIEEVKGRECIIVTEIPYQVNKAEMIKKTADLVNDKKLEGIASIRDESDRKGMRIVYVLKRDAIPNIVLNKLFKYTQLQTSFSVNNIALVKGRPEQLNLKQLIHHFVDHRHEVVVRRTQYELKKAEARAHILEGLIIASDNIDEVIAIIRGSANADEARESLIKRFELSEIQAKAIVEMRLRQLTGLEQDKLRAEYDEIVKTIADLKDILANEPRRYQIIKDELILIRDKYGDERKSTIEYAGGDMKIEDMIPNTKVVVTISHAGYVKRTNLDEYKVQNRGGRGQKGVTTRNEDFLEHLFVGTNHQHMLFFTQKGKVFWMRVFEIPEGGKNTKGRAIQNLINIEQDDKVKAFLVTDDLKDEDYINNHYVIMATKKGKVKKTPLEQYSRPRANGINAITIKENDELLEAKLTTGDSQVMLALRSGKAIRFEEEKTRPMGRTASGVRGITLQSEEDEVIGMVSVNDMESNILVVSEKGYGKRSKLEDYRITNRGGKGVKTLNISEKTGNLVAIKNVDDSNDLMIINKSGITIRMAVEDLRVMGRATQGVKLINIKNNDSIAAVAKVMHEDEEDENGTEIENQINEN, translated from the coding sequence ATGGCAGATGGTGAAAAGTTGATTCCAATCAATATTGAAGAGCAAATGAAGGCAGCCTACATTGATTACTCAATGTCGGTTATTGTTTCTAGAGCTCTACCTGACGTAAGAGATGGTTTAAAGCCTGTACATAGGAGAGTTTTGTTTGGAATGCATGAATTAGGTATTAGATCTACAGGTGCATATAAAAAATCCGCAAGGGTAGTAGGAGAAGTTCTTGGTAAGTATCATCCACATGGAGATACTTCAGTATATGATTCAATGGTACGTATGGCTCAAAACTGGAGTATGCGTTATATGATGATAGATGGTCAAGGAAACTTTGGTTCTGTAGATGGTGATAGCCCAGCAGCAATGCGTTATACTGAGGTTAGAATGCAGAAGATTTCTGAGGAAATGCTTTCTGATATCGAAAAAGAAACTGTAGATCATAAGTTAAACTTTGACGATACCTTACAAGAGCCAACTGTATTACCAACAAGAATACCAAATTTACTAGTTAATGGAGCTTCAGGAATTGCTGTAGGTATGGCAACTAACATGGCTCCGCATAATTTAACTGAAGTAATTAATGGAACTGTTGCTTACATCGATAATAGAGATATTGAAATCGATGAACTAATGCAACACATTAAGGCTCCAGATTTTCCTACTGGAGGAATTATTTATGGATATGATGGTGTAAGAGATGCCTTCCATACAGGTAGAGGACGTATTGTTATGCGTGCAAAAGCTACTATAGAGGAAGTTAAAGGTAGGGAGTGTATTATTGTAACAGAAATTCCTTATCAAGTGAATAAGGCAGAAATGATTAAGAAAACTGCCGATTTAGTTAATGATAAAAAATTAGAAGGAATTGCAAGTATTAGAGACGAATCAGACCGTAAAGGTATGCGAATCGTTTATGTACTTAAAAGAGACGCAATTCCTAATATTGTACTAAATAAATTGTTTAAGTACACGCAATTACAAACTTCTTTTAGTGTTAATAATATTGCATTAGTAAAAGGAAGACCAGAGCAATTAAACCTAAAGCAATTAATTCATCATTTTGTTGATCATAGGCATGAGGTTGTAGTTCGAAGAACTCAATACGAACTAAAGAAAGCTGAAGCTAGAGCTCATATTTTAGAAGGATTAATTATCGCTTCAGACAATATCGATGAAGTTATCGCTATTATTCGTGGGTCAGCTAATGCAGATGAAGCTAGAGAAAGTTTAATCAAGCGTTTTGAGTTATCAGAAATCCAAGCTAAGGCTATTGTAGAAATGCGATTACGTCAGTTAACAGGTCTGGAACAAGACAAGTTAAGAGCCGAGTACGACGAGATTGTTAAAACTATTGCTGATTTAAAAGATATTCTTGCAAATGAACCTAGAAGATATCAAATTATTAAAGATGAGTTAATCTTAATAAGAGATAAATATGGTGATGAAAGAAAGTCTACTATTGAGTATGCAGGTGGAGACATGAAGATAGAAGACATGATTCCTAATACTAAAGTAGTAGTTACTATTTCACATGCAGGATATGTCAAGAGAACGAATTTAGATGAATATAAAGTTCAGAATAGAGGAGGAAGAGGTCAAAAAGGAGTTACAACAAGAAATGAAGATTTCTTAGAGCATCTTTTTGTTGGTACAAATCACCAGCATATGCTATTCTTTACTCAGAAAGGAAAAGTATTCTGGATGCGTGTATTTGAAATTCCTGAAGGAGGTAAAAATACTAAAGGAAGAGCGATTCAAAATCTGATCAACATAGAACAAGACGATAAGGTTAAGGCATTTTTAGTTACTGATGATTTAAAAGATGAAGATTACATCAATAATCATTATGTAATCATGGCAACTAAGAAAGGAAAAGTGAAGAAGACTCCTTTAGAGCAGTATTCTAGACCTAGAGCAAACGGAATTAATGCAATTACCATTAAAGAAAATGATGAGTTACTAGAAGCAAAATTAACTACTGGAGACAGTCAGGTAATGTTGGCATTACGATCTGGTAAAGCAATTCGTTTCGAGGAAGAGAAAACTAGACCAATGGGAAGAACAGCTTCTGGAGTTAGAGGTATTACACTTCAAAGTGAAGAAGATGAGGTTATTGGAATGGTTTCTGTAAATGATATGGAAAGTAATATTCTAGTAGTTTCAGAAAAAGGTTATGGTAAACGTTCTAAGTTAGAAGATTATCGAATTACTAACAGAGGAGGAAAAGGTGTTAAAACATTGAATATTTCTGAAAAAACAGGTAATTTGGTAGCCATTAAAAACGTTGATGACTCTAATGATCTAATGATCATCAATAAATCAGGAATTACAATTCGAATGGCTGTTGAAGACTTACGAGTTATGGGTAGAGCAACACAAGGTGTAAAACTAATCAATATAAAGAACAACGATAGTATTGCAGCAGTAGCAAAAGTTATGCATGAAGATGAAGAAGATGAAAATGGCACGGAAATTGAAAACCAAATAAATGAGAATTAA
- a CDS encoding ATP-dependent Clp protease ATP-binding subunit — translation MDENFSPGVRDVITFSKEEALRLGHDFIGTEHLLLGLIRKGDGKAIDILSTFDIDLDLVRNKLEKLNPVSAKELNQKNNLHLTRQAEKAIKTTFLEAKLYQSNAIDTAHLLLCILRNENDPTTKLLQKYDVDYDQAKALYKGLHDDGDLPINPIAETPGDEFADDKSEPYGQQQNPRGKTSKKSKTPVLDNFGRDLTALAENGKLDPVVGRLKEIERVSQILSRRKKNNPMLIGEPGVGKSAIAEGLALRIVNRKVSRILFDKRIVSLDLASLVAGTKYRGQFEERMKALMNELEKNDDIILFIDEIHTIVGAGGATGSLDASNMLKPALARGEIQCIGATTLDEYRTNIEKDGALERRFQKVMVDPTTVEETVQILHNIKGKYEVHHNVEFTDEAIEACVKLTNRYMTDRFLPDKAIDALDEAGSRIHITNIVVPQQILELEAKLEEIRQRKTKAVSGQKYEEAAKLRDDEKNIEAALDSAQQQWEEDSKLHRETVTEDNVAEVVSMMTGIPVNRVAEAESNRLAELPSLIQGKVIGQEVAVTKVVKAIQRNRVGLKDPNKPIGSFIFLGSTGVGKTQLAKVLAKELFDSDESLIRIDMSEYMEKFAISRLIGAPPGYVGYEEGGQLTEKVRRKPYSVVLLDEIEKAHPDVFNMLLQILDDGHITDSLGRKIDFRNTIIIMTSNIGVRKLKDFGGGVGFGTQSKKDQEDEHAKSIIEGALKKSFAPEFLNRIDDVIVFNSLEREDIHKIIDIELKKLLSRISELGYHLNLSEKAKDYIANKGFDKQYGARPLKRAIQKYIEDALAEEIVNSKLDEGDSIFMDLSDETKRLTIKIEKGEKPEETRTEIDEE, via the coding sequence ATGGACGAAAATTTTTCACCAGGAGTTAGAGATGTTATCACTTTTAGTAAAGAAGAAGCTTTACGACTTGGCCATGATTTCATAGGCACTGAACATCTTTTACTTGGACTTATTAGAAAAGGAGACGGAAAAGCTATAGATATATTATCGACTTTTGATATTGATTTAGATTTAGTTCGCAACAAATTGGAAAAATTAAATCCTGTTTCTGCTAAAGAGCTTAATCAAAAGAATAATTTACACTTGACTAGACAAGCTGAAAAAGCTATTAAAACTACTTTTTTAGAAGCTAAATTATACCAAAGTAACGCGATAGACACCGCACATTTGTTATTATGTATTTTGCGTAATGAAAATGACCCAACTACGAAGTTACTTCAGAAATATGATGTTGATTACGATCAAGCAAAAGCTTTATATAAAGGTTTACATGATGATGGAGATTTACCAATTAACCCAATTGCAGAAACTCCAGGAGATGAATTTGCAGATGATAAGTCTGAACCATATGGACAACAACAAAATCCAAGAGGTAAAACTAGCAAGAAATCTAAAACTCCTGTTTTAGATAATTTCGGTAGAGACTTAACTGCATTAGCTGAAAACGGGAAATTAGATCCTGTTGTTGGACGATTGAAAGAAATTGAACGTGTATCTCAAATTTTGAGTAGACGTAAGAAAAATAACCCAATGCTAATTGGAGAACCAGGAGTTGGTAAATCTGCAATAGCTGAAGGTTTAGCGTTACGAATCGTTAACAGAAAAGTGTCTCGTATTTTATTTGATAAAAGAATTGTTTCTTTAGATTTAGCAAGCCTTGTTGCAGGAACAAAATATAGAGGACAATTTGAAGAACGAATGAAAGCTTTAATGAATGAGCTTGAGAAGAATGATGATATTATTCTTTTTATTGATGAAATTCATACGATTGTTGGAGCTGGAGGCGCAACAGGTTCTTTAGATGCATCTAACATGCTTAAACCTGCTTTAGCACGTGGAGAAATTCAATGTATTGGTGCAACTACGCTAGATGAATACAGAACCAACATTGAAAAAGATGGAGCTTTAGAGCGTCGTTTTCAAAAAGTAATGGTTGATCCTACTACCGTAGAAGAAACTGTTCAAATTCTTCATAACATCAAAGGAAAATATGAAGTACATCATAATGTTGAATTTACAGATGAAGCTATTGAAGCTTGTGTAAAATTAACGAATAGATACATGACAGATCGCTTCTTACCAGATAAAGCTATAGATGCTTTAGATGAAGCTGGATCTCGTATTCATATCACAAATATTGTTGTTCCTCAACAAATCTTAGAATTAGAAGCTAAACTTGAAGAGATTAGACAACGTAAAACTAAAGCTGTTAGTGGACAAAAATACGAGGAAGCTGCAAAATTAAGAGATGACGAAAAAAATATCGAAGCTGCTTTAGATTCTGCTCAACAACAATGGGAAGAAGATTCTAAGTTACATAGAGAAACTGTAACCGAAGATAATGTTGCTGAAGTTGTTTCTATGATGACAGGAATTCCTGTAAACAGAGTTGCTGAAGCTGAAAGTAATCGTTTGGCTGAATTACCATCTTTAATTCAAGGAAAAGTAATTGGTCAAGAAGTAGCGGTTACCAAAGTTGTTAAAGCAATTCAGCGAAATAGAGTTGGTTTAAAAGACCCTAACAAACCTATTGGATCTTTCATTTTCCTTGGTTCTACAGGAGTTGGTAAAACTCAATTAGCAAAAGTTTTAGCTAAAGAACTTTTTGATTCTGATGAATCTTTAATCAGAATAGACATGAGTGAATACATGGAAAAGTTTGCTATTTCTAGATTAATTGGAGCACCTCCAGGATATGTAGGGTATGAAGAAGGTGGACAACTTACAGAAAAAGTTAGACGTAAACCTTATTCTGTAGTTCTGTTAGATGAAATTGAAAAAGCACATCCAGATGTGTTCAACATGCTTTTACAAATTTTAGATGATGGACATATTACTGACAGTTTAGGTAGAAAAATCGACTTTAGAAATACAATCATTATTATGACTTCTAACATTGGTGTTAGAAAGTTAAAAGATTTTGGTGGTGGTGTTGGTTTTGGAACTCAATCGAAAAAGGATCAAGAAGATGAGCATGCTAAGAGTATTATAGAAGGTGCACTTAAAAAATCTTTTGCTCCAGAATTCCTAAATCGTATCGATGATGTAATTGTATTTAATTCTCTTGAACGTGAAGATATTCACAAAATTATTGATATTGAGTTAAAGAAATTATTATCTCGTATTTCTGAATTAGGTTATCACTTAAATCTTTCTGAAAAAGCTAAAGATTATATAGCTAATAAAGGATTTGATAAGCAATATGGTGCTAGACCTTTAAAAAGAGCGATACAAAAGTACATTGAAGATGCACTTGCCGAAGAGATTGTAAATTCTAAACTAGACGAAGGAGATTCGATTTTTATGGACTTAAGTGATGAAACAAAACGCTTAACCATTAAAATTGAAAAAGGTGAAAAACCAGAAGAAACTCGAACTGAGATAGACGAAGAATAA